One Diceros bicornis minor isolate mBicDic1 chromosome 11, mDicBic1.mat.cur, whole genome shotgun sequence genomic region harbors:
- the MAB21L2 gene encoding protein mab-21-like 2, producing MIAAQAKLVYQLNKYYTERCQARKAAIAKTIREVCKVVSDVLKEVEVQEPRFISSLSEIDARYEGLEVISPTEFEVVLYLNQMGVFNFVDDGSLPGCAVLKLSDGRKRSMSLWVEFITASGYLSARKIRSRFQTLVAQAVDKCSYRDVVKMIADTSEVKLRIRERYVVQITPAFKCTGIWPRSAAQWPMPHIPWPGPNRVAEVKAEGFNLLSKECYSLTGKQSSAESDAWVLQFGEAENRLLMGGCRNKCLSVLKTLRDRHLELPGQPLNNYHMKTLLLYECEKHPRETDWDEACLGDRLNGILLQLISCLQCRRCPHYFLPNLDLFQGKPHSALESAAKQTWRLAREILTNPKSLDKL from the coding sequence ATGATCGCCGCCCAGGCCAAGCTGGTCTACCAGCTCAATAAATACTACACTGAGCGCTGCCAAGCGCGCAAGGCGGCCATCGCCAAGACCATCCGAGAGGTCTGTAAGGTGGTCTCGGACGTGCTAAAGGAAGTGGAGGTGCAGGAGCCTCGCTTCATCAGCTCCTTGAGCGAGATCGACGCCCGCTACGAGGGGCTGGAGGTCATCTCGCCCACAGAATTCGAGGTGGTGCTCTACCTAAACCAGATGGGCGTCTTCAACTTCGTGGACGACGGCTCGCTGCCCGGCTGCGCGGTGCTCAAACTGAGCGATGGGCGGAAGCGGAGCATGTCTCTCTGGGTCGAGTTCATCACAGCGTCCGGCTACCTCTCCGCGCGCAAGATCCGCTCACGTTTCCAGACGCTGGTGGCTCAGGCGGTGGACAAGTGCAGCTATCGGGATGTGGTCAAGATGATCGCAGATACCAGCGAGGTCAAGTTGCGCATCAGGGAGCGCTACGTGGTGCAAATCACTCCGGCGTTCAAGTGCACGGGTATCTGGCCTCGCAGTGCGGCACAGTGGCCTATGCCCCACATCCCCTGGCCTGGCCCCAATCGGGTGGCGGAGGTCAAGGCCGAAGGGTTCAACTTGCTCTCGAAGGAGTGCTACTCGCTGACCGGCAAGCAGAGCTCTGCGGAGAGCGACGCCTGGGTGCTACAGTTCGGGGAGGCTGAGAACCGCCTGCTAATGGGCGGCTGCCGAAACAAGTGTCTCTCGGTGCTGAAGACGCTGCGGGACCGCCACCTGGAGCTGCCAGGCCAGCCGCTCAATAACTACCACATGAAGACGCTGCTACTGTACGAATGCGAGAAACACCCGCGGGAAACGGACTGGGACGAGGCGTGCCTCGGCGATCGGCTCAACGGCATCCTGCTGCAGCTCATCTCCTGCCTGCAGTGCCGCCGCTGCCCTCACTACTTTCTGCCCAACCTCGACCTTTTTCAGGGCAAGCCCCATTCGGCCCTGGAGAGCGCTGCCAAGCAGACCTGGAGGTTGGCCAGGGAAATTCTCACCAATCCCAAAAGCCTGGACAAACTATAG